The proteins below are encoded in one region of Bacteroidota bacterium:
- a CDS encoding NADP-dependent isocitrate dehydrogenase, producing MSDKASKIIWTKIDEAPALATYSLLPIVQAFTKNTGIKVETKDISLPGRILATFPEKLTEDQKITDNLAALGDLVKKPEANIIKLPNISASIPQLQAAIAELQEKGYNIPNYPEDAKTDEEKELQKRFAKVLGSAVNPVLREGNSDRRAANAVKEYAKKNPHRMKEWSAGSKAHVAYMNDGDFYGSEKSTTVTKAGDVKIEFVDKNGNATILKEKTALLEDEIIDTSVINVRKLRNFYQEQIDDAKAKDVLLSLHLKATMMKVSDPIMFGHAVEVYYKDVFEKHAEVIAELGVNVNNGLGDLYAKIEKLPADKKAEIEADIMEVYKTNPELAMVDSDNGITNLHVPNNVIIDASMPVVVRDGGKMWGPDGKLKDTKAVIPDRCYATMYQETIEDCQRNGAFNASTMGSVANVGLMAQKAEEYGSHDKTFEAQSEGVIRVVDATGKVLLQQDVEKGDIFRMSQAKDAPIQDWVKLAVNRAKATNTPAIFWLDEKRGHDAEIIKKAEKYLKDHDTAGLDIRILSPVDAMKFSLERIRKGEDTISVTGNVLRDYLTDLFPILELASSSKMLSIVPLMQGGGLFETGAGGSAPKHVQQFNKEGHLRWDSLGEFLALGVSLEHIANADGNEKAAVLAKTIDNATAKFLDNRKAPSRKVNELDNRGSHFYWAMYWAEALAAQSEDKELQAKFTPIAKQLADNEQKIVDELNAAQGSKVDIGGYFMPNDELASKAMRPSVTFNAIVDSL from the coding sequence ATGAGCGATAAAGCATCAAAAATAATATGGACAAAGATTGATGAAGCACCGGCTTTAGCAACATATTCTTTGCTTCCAATAGTACAGGCTTTTACCAAAAATACCGGAATTAAAGTTGAAACTAAAGACATTTCTCTGCCGGGTAGAATTCTGGCTACATTCCCCGAAAAACTAACAGAGGATCAAAAAATAACAGATAATCTTGCTGCCCTTGGTGATTTGGTAAAAAAACCGGAAGCAAACATCATAAAACTTCCAAATATATCAGCATCCATTCCACAGTTACAGGCTGCCATAGCCGAGCTTCAGGAAAAAGGATACAACATACCAAACTACCCTGAAGATGCTAAAACTGATGAAGAAAAAGAACTCCAAAAACGTTTTGCAAAGGTATTGGGTAGTGCAGTGAACCCGGTTCTTCGTGAAGGAAATTCTGACCGTCGTGCTGCAAATGCAGTAAAAGAATATGCCAAAAAGAACCCGCATCGTATGAAGGAATGGTCGGCCGGTTCAAAAGCACATGTTGCATATATGAACGATGGTGATTTTTATGGAAGTGAGAAATCAACAACTGTTACTAAAGCCGGAGATGTAAAAATTGAGTTTGTTGACAAAAACGGAAATGCAACAATCTTAAAAGAAAAAACAGCTCTTTTAGAAGATGAGATCATTGACACTTCGGTAATCAATGTTAGAAAATTACGTAATTTTTATCAGGAACAGATCGACGATGCTAAGGCTAAAGACGTTCTTTTATCATTACACCTAAAGGCTACTATGATGAAGGTGTCCGACCCTATTATGTTCGGACATGCGGTTGAAGTTTATTACAAAGATGTATTCGAAAAACACGCTGAAGTAATTGCTGAACTAGGAGTAAATGTAAACAATGGTCTTGGCGATCTATATGCTAAAATAGAGAAGCTACCTGCTGATAAAAAAGCGGAAATAGAAGCTGATATCATGGAGGTTTATAAAACAAATCCCGAGTTGGCCATGGTAGACTCTGACAATGGAATTACAAACCTTCACGTGCCTAACAATGTAATTATCGATGCTTCAATGCCTGTTGTAGTTCGCGATGGAGGAAAAATGTGGGGTCCTGATGGCAAACTTAAAGACACAAAAGCTGTGATACCGGACAGGTGTTATGCTACTATGTATCAGGAAACAATCGAAGACTGTCAGCGTAACGGAGCGTTTAATGCTTCTACAATGGGATCGGTTGCCAACGTTGGACTTATGGCTCAAAAAGCCGAAGAATACGGTTCTCATGATAAAACATTCGAAGCTCAGTCCGAAGGTGTTATTCGTGTAGTTGATGCAACCGGAAAGGTGCTTTTACAGCAGGATGTTGAAAAAGGTGATATCTTCAGAATGTCGCAGGCAAAAGATGCACCAATTCAGGATTGGGTTAAGCTGGCTGTAAACAGAGCGAAAGCTACAAATACTCCGGCAATTTTCTGGCTCGATGAAAAAAGAGGTCACGATGCCGAAATAATCAAAAAAGCAGAAAAATATTTAAAAGATCACGATACAGCAGGACTGGATATAAGAATTCTTTCTCCTGTTGATGCTATGAAATTCTCATTAGAAAGAATCAGAAAAGGTGAAGATACTATCTCGGTAACAGGAAATGTACTCCGTGATTATCTCACTGATTTATTCCCGATTCTGGAGCTTGCTTCAAGTTCAAAAATGTTGTCGATAGTTCCATTGATGCAGGGTGGCGGATTGTTCGAAACAGGTGCCGGAGGTTCAGCTCCTAAACACGTTCAGCAATTCAATAAAGAAGGTCACTTGCGTTGGGATTCTCTTGGCGAATTCCTTGCATTGGGAGTTTCATTAGAACATATCGCAAATGCCGATGGTAATGAAAAAGCTGCTGTATTAGCAAAAACAATCGATAATGCCACTGCTAAATTCTTAGACAACAGAAAGGCACCATCGCGTAAAGTTAATGAGCTTGACAACAGAGGAAGTCATTTCTACTGGGCAATGTATTGGGCAGAAGCATTGGCAGCACAATCGGAAGATAAAGAACTTCAGGCTAAATTTACTCCAATAGCAAAACAACTAGCCGATAATGAGCAGAAAATTGTAGATGAACTTAACGCTGCACAAGGTTCTAAAGTAGACATCGGAGGCTACTTTATGCCTAACGATGAATTGGCATCGAAGGCTATGCGTCCGAGTGTTACATTTAATGCTATTGTAGATTCATTGTAG